In one window of Agromyces badenianii DNA:
- a CDS encoding DMT family transporter has protein sequence MGVVWGASFLFMKVALEGVSFTQVAWSRLVLGGLTLGLIVLVMRPRVVSPTGERGPVLPRQPIVWLHFTVIAISGCVVPHLLFAWAELHVSSSLASIYNAVTPITTALMATLAFRVERLAFAQWAGVVVGIAGVLVIIGPWQYAALTGSLLGQLACLGAAVCYGFTFGYTRKFLSTRPIAPATFAFLNIGIAGAIMLVATPIVAWQPVALDPAIVGSLLTLGVLGTGLAYIWNINVLRAWGPTNASTVTYVTPVVGVALGVLLLGERFSWHEPIGAVLVLLGILLAQGRLRLPRRRVPAPA, from the coding sequence ATGGGCGTCGTGTGGGGGGCGAGCTTCCTCTTCATGAAGGTCGCGCTCGAGGGCGTGAGCTTCACCCAAGTCGCGTGGTCGCGCCTCGTGCTCGGCGGCCTCACCCTCGGCCTCATCGTGCTCGTGATGCGCCCGCGCGTGGTGTCGCCGACGGGGGAGCGAGGCCCGGTGCTGCCCAGGCAGCCGATCGTCTGGCTGCACTTCACGGTCATCGCGATCAGCGGATGCGTCGTGCCCCACCTGCTCTTCGCGTGGGCCGAGCTGCACGTCTCGTCGAGCCTCGCCTCGATCTACAACGCGGTCACGCCCATCACGACGGCGCTCATGGCGACGCTCGCGTTCCGCGTCGAGCGGCTCGCGTTCGCCCAGTGGGCGGGCGTGGTCGTCGGCATCGCCGGCGTGCTCGTGATCATCGGGCCGTGGCAGTACGCCGCGCTCACGGGGAGCCTGCTCGGACAACTCGCGTGCCTCGGCGCGGCGGTCTGCTACGGCTTCACGTTCGGGTACACGCGCAAATTCCTGAGCACGCGGCCGATCGCGCCGGCCACGTTCGCGTTCCTGAACATCGGCATCGCGGGCGCGATCATGCTCGTCGCGACGCCGATCGTCGCGTGGCAGCCGGTGGCGCTCGACCCGGCGATCGTCGGCTCGCTGCTGACGCTCGGCGTGCTCGGCACGGGCCTCGCCTACATCTGGAACATCAACGTGCTGCGCGCCTGGGGCCCGACCAACGCGTCGACGGTCACCTACGTCACCCCGGTCGTGGGCGTCGCGCTCGGGGTGCTGCTGCTCGGCGAGCGCTTCTCGTGGCACGAGCCGATCGGCGCGGTGCTCGTGCTCCTCGGCATCCTGCTCGCGCAGGGGCGGCTGCGCCTGCCCCGCCGGCGCGTGCCCGCCCCGGCCTGA
- the lpdA gene encoding dihydrolipoyl dehydrogenase, protein MTSHFDVVVLGAGPGGYVAAVRAAQLGLRTAVIEERYWGGVCLNVGCIPSKALLRNAELAHIFHTQAATFGISGEATFDYGVAFDRSRQVADGRVKGVHYLMKKNAITEFDGRGTFRDANTIEVAKADGSTETLTFANAIIATGSRVRLLPGVELSENVVTYETQIMQRELPKSIAIVGAGAIGMEFAYVLRNYGVDVTILEFLDRALPNEDVDVSKEITKQYRKLGVPILASTKVETVTDTGSSVTVTYTGADGQPGSLEVDRVLMAVGFAPNVEGFGLESTGVQLTERGAIGIDEFMRTNVPHIFAIGDVTAKLMLAHVAEAMGVVAAETIGGAETMALGDYRMMPRATFCSPQVASFGLTEQQARDEGYDVKVSTFPFSANGKAHGLGEPIGFVKLVADAKHLELLGGHLIGPDVSELLPELTLAQKWDLGALELARNVHTHPTLSEALQEAFHGLAGHMINM, encoded by the coding sequence ATGACCAGCCATTTCGATGTCGTCGTTCTCGGCGCCGGCCCCGGCGGCTACGTCGCCGCGGTGCGCGCCGCCCAACTCGGCCTGCGCACGGCCGTGATCGAGGAGAGGTACTGGGGCGGCGTGTGCCTCAACGTCGGGTGCATCCCCTCCAAGGCGCTGCTGCGCAACGCCGAGCTCGCCCACATCTTCCACACGCAGGCCGCGACCTTCGGCATCTCGGGCGAGGCGACCTTCGACTACGGCGTCGCCTTCGATCGCAGCCGCCAGGTCGCCGACGGGCGCGTCAAGGGCGTGCACTACCTGATGAAGAAGAACGCCATCACCGAGTTCGACGGGCGCGGCACCTTCCGCGACGCGAACACGATCGAGGTCGCGAAGGCCGACGGGTCGACCGAGACGCTGACGTTCGCCAATGCGATCATCGCGACCGGTTCGCGCGTGCGCCTGCTGCCGGGCGTCGAACTCAGCGAGAACGTCGTCACCTACGAGACGCAGATCATGCAGCGCGAGCTGCCGAAGTCGATCGCGATCGTCGGCGCCGGCGCGATCGGCATGGAGTTCGCCTACGTGCTGCGCAACTACGGCGTCGACGTGACGATCCTCGAGTTCCTCGACCGGGCGCTGCCCAACGAAGACGTCGACGTCTCGAAGGAGATCACGAAGCAGTACCGCAAGCTCGGCGTGCCGATCCTCGCGTCGACGAAGGTCGAGACAGTCACCGACACCGGCTCGTCGGTCACCGTGACCTACACGGGCGCCGACGGCCAGCCCGGCTCGCTCGAGGTCGACCGTGTGCTCATGGCGGTGGGCTTCGCGCCCAACGTCGAGGGCTTCGGGCTCGAGTCGACGGGCGTGCAGCTCACCGAGCGCGGCGCGATCGGCATCGACGAATTCATGCGCACCAACGTGCCGCACATCTTCGCCATCGGCGACGTCACGGCGAAGCTCATGCTCGCCCACGTCGCCGAGGCGATGGGCGTGGTCGCGGCCGAGACCATCGGCGGAGCGGAGACCATGGCGCTCGGCGACTACCGCATGATGCCGCGGGCCACGTTCTGCTCACCGCAGGTCGCGAGCTTCGGCCTCACCGAGCAGCAGGCCCGCGACGAGGGCTACGACGTGAAGGTGTCGACCTTCCCGTTCTCGGCGAACGGCAAGGCGCACGGACTCGGCGAGCCGATCGGCTTCGTGAAGCTCGTCGCCGACGCGAAGCACCTGGAGCTGCTCGGCGGTCATCTCATCGGGCCCGACGTCTCGGAGCTGCTGCCCGAACTGACGCTCGCCCAGAAGTGGGACCTCGGCGCGCTCGAGCTCGCCCGCAACGTGCACACCCACCCGACGCTCTCCGAAGCGCTGCAAGAGGCGTTCCACGGCCTCGCCGGCCACATGATCAACATGTGA
- a CDS encoding cation acetate symporter — protein sequence MLHFEAASVSPGEPWLNIAIFGAFVAITMIIVFRASRNNKTAADYYAAGRSFTGGQNGSAIAGDYLSAASFLGIVGAIAITGYDGFLYSIGFLVAWLVALLLVAELLRNTGKFTMADVLSFRLKQKPVRIAAATTTLVVCFFYLLAQMAGAGGLVSLLLGIGDQVGQALVITVVGALMILYVLIGGMKGTTWVQIIKAVLLIAGAGVMTVWVLALNGFNFSTLLDNAVAVAGNPEILNPGMKYGVSEIAKVDFLSLGLALVLGTAALPHVLMRFYTVPTAKEARKSVVWAIWLIGIFYVFTLVLGYGAAALVGADVIAAAPGGPNSAAPLLAFELGGPVLLGLISAIAFATILAVVAGLTITAAASFAHDIYASVVKKGKPGPGAEVKVARRTVVIIGVVAIIGGIGANGQNVAFLVALAFAVAASANLPTIVYSLFWKRFTTQGALWSMYGGLSSAIILIIFSPVVSGSVTSMLKTEEINFAIFPLSNPGIVSIPLAFFLGWLGTVLDKKKEDPAKQSEMEVRSLTGIGAEKATSH from the coding sequence ATGCTCCACTTCGAAGCCGCCAGCGTCTCGCCCGGCGAGCCCTGGCTGAACATCGCCATCTTCGGCGCGTTCGTCGCGATCACGATGATCATCGTGTTCCGCGCGAGCCGCAACAACAAGACCGCCGCCGACTACTACGCCGCAGGCCGCTCCTTCACGGGTGGCCAGAACGGCTCGGCGATCGCCGGAGACTACCTCTCGGCGGCGTCGTTCCTCGGCATCGTCGGCGCGATCGCGATCACGGGGTACGACGGGTTCCTCTACTCGATCGGCTTCCTCGTGGCCTGGCTCGTCGCGTTGCTGCTCGTCGCCGAGCTGCTCCGCAACACGGGCAAGTTCACGATGGCCGACGTGCTCTCGTTCCGACTCAAGCAGAAGCCCGTGCGCATCGCCGCCGCGACGACGACCCTCGTCGTGTGCTTCTTCTACCTGCTGGCGCAGATGGCCGGTGCGGGCGGTCTCGTCTCGCTCCTGCTCGGCATCGGTGACCAGGTCGGCCAGGCGCTCGTCATCACCGTCGTGGGCGCGCTCATGATCCTCTACGTGCTCATCGGCGGCATGAAGGGCACGACCTGGGTGCAGATCATCAAGGCGGTCCTGCTGATCGCAGGTGCCGGCGTCATGACGGTCTGGGTGCTCGCGCTCAACGGATTCAACTTCTCGACGCTGCTCGACAACGCGGTCGCGGTCGCGGGCAACCCCGAGATCCTGAACCCGGGCATGAAGTACGGCGTCTCCGAGATCGCGAAGGTCGACTTCCTCTCGCTGGGCCTCGCGCTCGTGCTCGGCACCGCGGCCCTGCCGCACGTGCTCATGCGCTTCTACACAGTGCCCACCGCCAAGGAGGCTCGCAAGTCGGTCGTCTGGGCGATCTGGCTCATCGGCATCTTCTACGTGTTCACGCTCGTGCTCGGTTACGGCGCAGCGGCACTCGTGGGTGCCGACGTCATCGCGGCAGCCCCCGGCGGCCCGAACTCGGCGGCTCCGCTGCTCGCGTTCGAGCTCGGCGGTCCGGTGCTGCTCGGCCTGATCTCGGCGATCGCCTTCGCGACGATCCTCGCGGTCGTCGCCGGCCTCACGATCACGGCGGCGGCATCCTTCGCCCACGACATCTACGCGAGCGTCGTGAAGAAGGGCAAGCCCGGCCCGGGTGCCGAGGTCAAGGTGGCCCGTCGCACGGTGGTCATCATCGGTGTCGTCGCGATCATCGGCGGCATCGGGGCCAACGGCCAGAACGTGGCGTTCCTCGTGGCGCTCGCGTTCGCGGTGGCGGCGTCGGCGAACCTGCCAACGATCGTCTACTCGCTCTTCTGGAAGCGCTTCACCACCCAGGGCGCGCTGTGGAGCATGTACGGCGGCCTCTCGTCGGCGATCATCCTCATCATCTTCTCGCCGGTCGTCTCGGGTTCCGTGACGTCGATGCTGAAGACCGAGGAGATCAACTTCGCGATCTTCCCGCTCTCGAACCCGGGCATCGTCTCGATCCCGCTGGCCTTCTTCCTCGGCTGGCTCGGCACGGTGCTCGACAAGAAGAAGGAAGACCCCGCGAAGCAGTCCGAGATGGAGGTTCGCTCGCTCACCGGAATCGGGGCCGAGAAGGCCACGAGCCACTGA
- a CDS encoding DUF485 domain-containing protein: MGNEALSAESETAPVVDYRAVQKSEEFQRLRSKHRKFVFPVLGACLVWYLAYVLLAGYAHDFMSTPVFGSVNVAILLGLTQVITTFAVTTWYVSYANRELDPIAEDIRDEIESGATFTGVNR, translated from the coding sequence ATGGGCAACGAAGCCCTGAGCGCGGAGAGCGAGACGGCCCCGGTCGTCGACTACCGCGCGGTGCAAAAATCCGAAGAGTTCCAGCGTCTGCGTTCGAAGCACCGGAAGTTCGTCTTCCCCGTGCTCGGCGCCTGCCTCGTCTGGTACCTCGCCTACGTCCTACTCGCCGGCTACGCGCACGACTTCATGTCGACGCCCGTGTTCGGCAGCGTCAACGTCGCCATCCTGCTCGGTCTCACGCAGGTCATCACGACGTTCGCCGTCACCACTTGGTACGTCAGCTACGCCAACAGGGAGCTCGACCCGATCGCGGAAGACATCCGCGATGAGATCGAGTCGGGCGCGACCTTCACGGGGGTGAACCGCTGA